A single window of Watersipora subatra chromosome 9, tzWatSuba1.1, whole genome shotgun sequence DNA harbors:
- the LOC137404463 gene encoding band 7 protein AGAP004871-like isoform X1, with the protein MASSKDNRYEMSGADKAARPSSGYQHEESSMGACECCLTFLSVLLVIFTFPVSLCVCIKIVTEYERAVIFRLGRVKGGARGPGMFFIFPCMDNIIKIDLRTITYDVPPQEILTKDSVTVSVDAVCYFRIYDPVLSVNAVENAHRSAQLLAQTTLRNHLGLRTLAEILSERDEISHNLQANLDEATDRWGIKVERVELKDVRLPVQLQRAMAAEAEASREAKAKVIAAEGEQRASKALKEAADVMSTSGTALQLRYLQTLSNVAAEKNSTIIFPIPIDIISSMARK; encoded by the exons ATGGCATCTTCAAAGGATAATCGCTATGAAATGTCAGGGGCCGACAAGGCAGCAAGGCCCTCGTCTGGCTACCAGCATGAAG AGTCGTCTATGGGAGCTTGTGAGTGCTGCCTCACATTTCTTTCTGTGCTGCTCGTTATCTTCACTTTCCCCGTCTCTCTGTGCGTCTGCATAAAG ATAGTGACGGAGTACGAGAGAGCTGTCATATTCAGACTAGGCAGGGTCAAGGGTGGTGCCAGAGGTCCCG GAATGTTCTTCATATTCCCTTGCATGGATAACATCATCAAGATTGACTTGAGAACAATCACATATGATGTCCCTCCACAAGAG ATCCTCACAAAAGATTCCGTGACAGTATCGGTGGATGCTGTCTGCTACTTCCGTATATATGACCCTGTGCTGAGCGTGAATGCAGTAGAGAACGCTCACAGGTCAGCACAACTCCTCGCGCAAACTACACTGAGAAACCACCTCGGCCTTAGAACCCTCGCTGAGATATTAAGTGAGAGGGATGAGATCTCCCACAATCTTCAAGCTAATCTTGACGAGGCCACAGATCGGTGGGGAATTAAG GTTGAAAGAGTGGAGCTTAAGGATGTACGACTGCCAGTGCAACTGCAAAGGGCTATGGCTGCAGAAGCAGAGGCTTCCAGAGAAGCCAAGGCAAAA GTGATTGCTGCCGAAGGAGAACAAAGGGCATCAAAAGCTTTAAAGGAAGCCGCTGATGTAATGAGCACATCAGGCACTGCGCTGCAGCTCAGGTACCTGCAGACACTGAGTAACGTGGCAGCTGAGAAGAACTCAACCATCATCTTCCCCATTCCTATCGACATCATAAGCAGCATGGCTCGCAAATAA
- the LOC137404463 gene encoding stomatin-like isoform X2: MGACECCLTFLSVLLVIFTFPVSLCVCIKIVTEYERAVIFRLGRVKGGARGPGMFFIFPCMDNIIKIDLRTITYDVPPQEILTKDSVTVSVDAVCYFRIYDPVLSVNAVENAHRSAQLLAQTTLRNHLGLRTLAEILSERDEISHNLQANLDEATDRWGIKVERVELKDVRLPVQLQRAMAAEAEASREAKAKVIAAEGEQRASKALKEAADVMSTSGTALQLRYLQTLSNVAAEKNSTIIFPIPIDIISSMARK; the protein is encoded by the exons ATGGGAGCTTGTGAGTGCTGCCTCACATTTCTTTCTGTGCTGCTCGTTATCTTCACTTTCCCCGTCTCTCTGTGCGTCTGCATAAAG ATAGTGACGGAGTACGAGAGAGCTGTCATATTCAGACTAGGCAGGGTCAAGGGTGGTGCCAGAGGTCCCG GAATGTTCTTCATATTCCCTTGCATGGATAACATCATCAAGATTGACTTGAGAACAATCACATATGATGTCCCTCCACAAGAG ATCCTCACAAAAGATTCCGTGACAGTATCGGTGGATGCTGTCTGCTACTTCCGTATATATGACCCTGTGCTGAGCGTGAATGCAGTAGAGAACGCTCACAGGTCAGCACAACTCCTCGCGCAAACTACACTGAGAAACCACCTCGGCCTTAGAACCCTCGCTGAGATATTAAGTGAGAGGGATGAGATCTCCCACAATCTTCAAGCTAATCTTGACGAGGCCACAGATCGGTGGGGAATTAAG GTTGAAAGAGTGGAGCTTAAGGATGTACGACTGCCAGTGCAACTGCAAAGGGCTATGGCTGCAGAAGCAGAGGCTTCCAGAGAAGCCAAGGCAAAA GTGATTGCTGCCGAAGGAGAACAAAGGGCATCAAAAGCTTTAAAGGAAGCCGCTGATGTAATGAGCACATCAGGCACTGCGCTGCAGCTCAGGTACCTGCAGACACTGAGTAACGTGGCAGCTGAGAAGAACTCAACCATCATCTTCCCCATTCCTATCGACATCATAAGCAGCATGGCTCGCAAATAA
- the LOC137404395 gene encoding band 7 protein AGAP004871-like isoform X1, with translation MTSPGESSDVIKVQTSRQAYTELEGQEEEPMGGCEICLMILSVFLVVCTVPFSLCVCIKVVTEYERAVIFRLGRVRGGAKGPGMFFVFPCMDNIVKIDLRTITYDVPPQEILTKDSVTVAVDAVCYFRICNPVLSINSVANAHRSTHLLAQTTLRNHLGLRTLSEILSERDEIAHNLQNSLDEATDPWGVKVERVELKDVRLPHQLQRAMAAEAEASREAKAKVIAAEGEQRASKALKEAADVMSTSGTALQLRYLQTLSNVAAEKNSTIIFPIPIDMMSTFAKKD, from the exons ATGACTTCTCCAGGAGAGAGTTCAGATGTAATTAAGGTGCAGACCTCTAGACAAGCTTATACAGAACTTGAAGGGCAAGAGGAAG AGCCGATGGGAGGTTGTGAAATTTGTCTGATGATTTTGTCTGTTTTTCTGGTGGTATGCACAGTGCCCTTCTCACTCTGTGTTTGCATTAAG GTAGTAACAGAATATGAAAGAGCAGTCATCTTCAGGTTGGGAAGAGTACGAGGAGGTGCAAAAGGACCTG GAATGTTCTTCGTATTCCCCTGCATGGACAATATAGTGAAAATAGACTTGAGAACTATTACATATGATGTTCCACCGCAAGAG ATTCTAACAAAAGACTCGGTGACAGTAGCAGTCGACGCTGTGTGCTACTTCCGAATCTGTAACCCTGTTTTAAGTATCAACTCTGTTGCCAATGCCCACCGATCAACACACCTTTTGGCCCAGACAACTCTCAGGAACCATCTTGGCCTCAGAACTTTGTCAGAAATTCTGAGTGAAAGAGATGAAATTGCCCACAATCTTCAAAATAGCTTAGACGAAGCGACTGACCCTTGGGGAGTTAAG GTAGAAAGAGTAGAGCTGAAGGATGTCAGGCTACCACACCAGTTGCAGAGGGCTATGGCTGCAGAGGCGGAGGCCTCCAGAGAAGCTAAGGCTAAG GTGATTGCTGCCGAGGGAGAACAAAGGGCATCCAAAGCTCTAAAAGAAGCCGCTGACGTAATGAGCACATCAGGCACTGCGCTGCAGCTCAGGTATCTGCAGACACTGAGTAACGTGGCAGCCGAGAAGAACTCGACCATCATCTTCCCCATTCCTATTGACATGATGAGTACATTCGCAAAAAAGGACTAG
- the LOC137404395 gene encoding band 7 protein AGAP004871-like isoform X2, with the protein MAQDAHANMLLKASGDSSEEKEPMGGCEICLMILSVFLVVCTVPFSLCVCIKVVTEYERAVIFRLGRVRGGAKGPGMFFVFPCMDNIVKIDLRTITYDVPPQEILTKDSVTVAVDAVCYFRICNPVLSINSVANAHRSTHLLAQTTLRNHLGLRTLSEILSERDEIAHNLQNSLDEATDPWGVKVERVELKDVRLPHQLQRAMAAEAEASREAKAKVIAAEGEQRASKALKEAADVMSTSGTALQLRYLQTLSNVAAEKNSTIIFPIPIDMMSTFAKKD; encoded by the exons ATGGCACAAGACGCTCATGCGAATATGCTGTTGAAAGCAAGCGGTGACAGCTCGGAAGAAAAAG AGCCGATGGGAGGTTGTGAAATTTGTCTGATGATTTTGTCTGTTTTTCTGGTGGTATGCACAGTGCCCTTCTCACTCTGTGTTTGCATTAAG GTAGTAACAGAATATGAAAGAGCAGTCATCTTCAGGTTGGGAAGAGTACGAGGAGGTGCAAAAGGACCTG GAATGTTCTTCGTATTCCCCTGCATGGACAATATAGTGAAAATAGACTTGAGAACTATTACATATGATGTTCCACCGCAAGAG ATTCTAACAAAAGACTCGGTGACAGTAGCAGTCGACGCTGTGTGCTACTTCCGAATCTGTAACCCTGTTTTAAGTATCAACTCTGTTGCCAATGCCCACCGATCAACACACCTTTTGGCCCAGACAACTCTCAGGAACCATCTTGGCCTCAGAACTTTGTCAGAAATTCTGAGTGAAAGAGATGAAATTGCCCACAATCTTCAAAATAGCTTAGACGAAGCGACTGACCCTTGGGGAGTTAAG GTAGAAAGAGTAGAGCTGAAGGATGTCAGGCTACCACACCAGTTGCAGAGGGCTATGGCTGCAGAGGCGGAGGCCTCCAGAGAAGCTAAGGCTAAG GTGATTGCTGCCGAGGGAGAACAAAGGGCATCCAAAGCTCTAAAAGAAGCCGCTGACGTAATGAGCACATCAGGCACTGCGCTGCAGCTCAGGTATCTGCAGACACTGAGTAACGTGGCAGCCGAGAAGAACTCGACCATCATCTTCCCCATTCCTATTGACATGATGAGTACATTCGCAAAAAAGGACTAG